DNA sequence from the Streptomyces canus genome:
ACGACTTCTGCCGGCGGTCAGTGATCATGTCGGCTCCCTCACAGGTTCTGGGCGATGGAATGGATCATGGTGAACGGGGCGATGCCGAGCTCTCGTGCTACGGCGCCGAGATCCGCGAATCGGGTGTGGACTGGCTCGTTCGCCAGATCCGGGACATGGCGAGGATCCCGGCCAGCGAAGACGGAGACCACGTCTCAGGCCTCTTCCTCGCCGGCCATGAAGTCGACGGCACGACCGAATGGCAGGTTCGGGACGGCCAACTCTTCGTCTCGCCGAGCGACGGCAGGTACCGCTACCTCAACGCATGACCTCACTCGCCCTGTTCGTGGCCGGTGAACATGTCGATCAGACCGTAGGGCGTGCTGTCGCCGAACATGAGGGCGTAGAGCTCGGTGCCCTCGGTGGCGGTTGCGGCGCTGCGGGGGAACATGGCCCGCTCGTACTCGGTGAGCGCGGTCTCGAGGTCGTGGGGGCGGGCCGCGAGGGCCTGGGCGAGTTCGGCACCGTCGAGCATGGCGAGGTTGGCGCCCTCGCCGTTCGGGGCGGCGACATGGGCGGCGTCGCCGATCAGCGTCACTCCCGGCACCCGCTCCCACCGGTGTTCGACGGGCAGGGCGGCGAAGGGACGCAGTATCGGGGCGGTGTCGGCGTCGGTGATCAGCGCGGTGAGTTCCGGTGCCCAGCCGTCGAATTCTGCCGCGATGCGGGCGGTGGCCGCGGCGGGGTCGGTGAAGTCGATGTCCGCGAACCACTCCTGCGGGCGGGCGAATATCACGTAGGTGTGCAGGTCGCCGCCCCTCTCCCGGTGCGTCACGAAGCCCTTGCCCGGCGCGAGCACGAACAGTGCGCCGCTCCCGACCGCTTTCGCGCTGACCGGGTGCCGGGTGTCGGCGTCGTACAGGTACACCTCGACGCAGGACATGCCGGTGTACTCGGGCCTCGCGGCGGAGAGCAGCGGCCGCACCCGGGACCAGGCACCGTCCGCGCCGACCAGCAGACCGGTGACGACGGTGCTCCCGTCGGCGAAGGTCACCTCGTGGCGGCCCTCACCGAGCTCACGGGTGCCGCTGACCTTGTGACCCCAGCGGACCGTCCCGGCCGGGAGCGAGTCCAGCAGGAGCTGCCGCAGCTCGCCGCGCTGCACCTCGGGGCGGCCGCCGGTGCCGTCGTCGGCCTGCTCGAACAGGACGGTCCCGTCCGGGGCGAGCAACCGCGTCGCCTCACGGCCCTCCAGGACGAGACCGCGGAACTCGTCCATCAGGCCGGCCGCCTGAAGGGCGAGCTGTCCGTTGTCGTCGTGGATGTCGAGCATCCCGCCCTGCGCACGCGCCGTCGGCGAGGACTCCGCCTCGTAGACGGTGGACGGGATGCCGTTGACGTGCAGGACGCGGGCGAGCGTGAGGCCGCCGAGTCCGGCGCCGATGATCGTGACGTGGGTGGTCATGGTGACTCCTGGGAGGTCGCAGGGCCGGCGGGCGGTCACCCGGCGGGATCTGCGACAAGACTCCTGGCCCCGGCCGACAGGCCGCCGACATCGGACCGACAGTCCCGACAGACGACCGACAGTCCCGACAGCGACTGCTCTCCCGGTACGTCACCCACTGATGCCGACCAGTCGGTATGGACATCCCCGCCCCGGCCCGGTACAGATGCAGTCATGCGAATTTCCGTGACGATCTTCCTCACCGACGAGACCATCACCCCGACCCGGATCGCCCGTGAGCTGGAGGCGCGGGGCTTCGCCGGGCTGTATCTGCCCGAGCACACCCACATCCCCGTCGAGCGGATCACCCCGTACCCGGCGGGCGGCGACCTGCCGCGCGAGTACGGCCGTACCCTCGACCCCTTCGTCGCGCTCGGCCAGGCCGCAGCCGTCACCGAGCGGCTCGGTCTCGGCACCGGCATCACGCTCGTGGCCCAGCATGACCCGATCGACCTCGCCAAGCAGATCGCGACCCTCGACCACCTCTCGGGCGGACGGTTCACGCTCGGACTCGGGTTCGGCTGGAACGTCGAGGAAGCCGCCGACCACGGCGTCGAGTGGCGGACGCGCAGGGAGCTGGTCCGCGACCGGATGGCGCTCATGCAGGCGCTCTGGGCGGACGAGCCCACCGCCTACGAAGGGGAGTTCGGGAGCGTCCGGGCCAGTCACGCCTTCCCCAAGCCCGTCCGGAAGCGGACTCTCGTGGGCGGCGCCGCGGGGCCGAAGTTGTTCTCCCACATCTGTGAGTACGCCGACGGCTGGCTGCCCATCGGCGGACGCGGTCTGACCGAGTCCCTGCCCGTGCTGCGCACCGCCTGGTCCGACGCGGGCCGCGACCCGGCCGCCCTCCAGGTCGTCCCGTACGCCGTCGTCCCCACGCCCGGCAAGCTCGCCCACTACGCCGAGCTCGGGATCGAGGAGGTCGTGCTGCAGCTGCCCCCGTCGGGGGAGACCGAGGTGCTCAAGGTGCTTGACGAGTATGCCCGTTATGTCCAGGGTGAGGGTGAGGGGGTGTGACGTCACCCACCTTCGGGCAGCGCCACTGCCCTGATCACACCGCTCGTATGCTCGAAGGATGACGACTTCCGCGGCCTCCGGAACCGGCCCCACCGACCGCCCCGGCGGTACCGGCCCCACCGAGAACTCCATGCGTCGCGCTCTGAAACGTGCCCGGGACGGTGTCGCCCTCGACGTCTCCGAGGCCGCGGTGCTGCTCCAGGCCCGCGGCCCGGCCCTGGACGACCTCACCGCGTCGGCCGCCCGCGTCAGGGACGCGGGCCTCGCACAGGCGGGCCGACCCGGTGTCATCACGTACTCGAAGAGCGTCTTCATCCCCCTCACCCGGTTGTGCCGGGACAAGTGCCACTACTGCACCTTCGTGACCGTGCCCGGCAAGCTCCGCCGGGCTGGCCACGGCATGTTCATGTCCCCCGACGAGGTCCTGGACGTGGCCCGCAGGGGCGCCGCGCTGGGCTGCAAGGAAGCCCTGATCACCCTCGGCGACAAGCCCGAGGACCGCTGGCCGGAGGCCAGGGAATGGCTTGACGCCCATGGCTACGACGACACCATCGCCTACGTCCGGGCCATCTCCATCCGCATCCTGGAGGAGACGGGCCTGCTGCCCCACCTCAACCCGGGCGTGCTGTCCTGGACCGACTTCCAGCGGCTGAAGCCCGTCGCGCCGAGCATGGGCATGATGCTGGAGACGACCGCCGAGCGGCTCTGGTCCGAGCCCGGCGGACCGCACTACGGCTCCCCGGACAAGGAACCCGCCGTACGGCTGCGGGTCCTCGAGGACGCCGGGCGGTCGTCGGTGCCTTTCACGAGCGGCATCCTCATCGGGATCGGGGAGACGTACGAGGAGCGCGCCGAGTCCCTCTTCGCGCTGCGGCGCACGGCACGGGCGTATCACAGCGTCCAGGAGCTGATCATCCAGAACTTCCGCGCCAAGCCGGACACCGCGATGCGCGGCATGCCCGACGCGGAACTGGACGAGCTGGTCGCCGCGGTGGCGGTGGCCCGCCTCATCATGGGTCCGGCCGCCAACATCCAGGCCCCGCCGAACCTGGTCGACAGCGAGTACGAGCGGCTGATCGGGGCGGGAATCGACGACTGGGGCGGGGTCAGTCCGCTCACCATCGACCATGTGAACCCCGAGCGGCCCTGGCCGCAGATCGAGGAGCTCACCGAGCGGTCCGCGGCGGCCGGTTTCGAGCTGCGGGAACGTCTGTGCGTGTACCCCGAGTTCGTGCAACGCGGCGAGCCCTGGCTGGACCCACGGCTGCGACCGCACGTAGCGGCTCTGGCGGACCCGGAGACGGGCCTCGCGCGTCCCGACGCTCTCCCGCAGGGGCTGCCCTGGCAGGAGCCGGAGGAGGTCTTCGTCCCGTCCGGCCGCACGGATCTGCACGCCACGATCGACACCGAGGGCCGTACGTCCGACCGCCGCGACGACTTCGACGAGGTCTACGGCGACTGGGGCGCCCTGCGCGAGGCGGCCGCCCCCGGCATGGTGCCGGAGCGCATCGACACGGACGTACGGCAGGCCCTGCGGGTCGCCGCCGACGACCCCACGCGGCTGACCGACGCCGAGGCGCTGGCGCTGCTGCACGCGGACGGGTCCGCCCTGGACGCCCTGTGCCACGTGGCCGACGACGTCCGCAAGTCGGTGGTCGGCGACGACGTGACGTACATCGTCACGCGGAACATCAACTTCACCAACGTCTGCTACACGGGCTGCCGGTTCTGCGCCTTCGCCCAGCGACGCACGGACGCCGACGCCTACACCCTGTCCCTGGACCAGGTGGCCGACCGCGCCCAACAGGCCTGGGAGGTGGGCGCGGTGGAGGTCTGCATGCAGGGCGGGATCCACCCCGACCTGCCGGGAACGGCGTACTTCGACATCGCCCGCGCGGTGAAGGAGCGGGTGCCCGGCATGCATGTGCACGCCTTCTCCCCGATGGAGGTCGTCAACGGCGCGACCCGCACCGGCATGTCCATCCGCGAGTGGCTGACGACGGCCAAGGAGGCCGGCCTCGACTCCATTCCCGGCACGGCCGCCGAGATCCTCGACGACGAGGTCCGCTGGGTGCTGACCAAGGGCAAGCTGCCGACGGCCACCTGGATCGAGGTGATCGAGACCGCGCACGAGGTCGGCATCAGGTCCTCGTCGACGATGATGTACGGACATGTGGACCAGCCACGCCACTGGCTGGGCCACCTGCGGACCTTGGCCGGAATCCAGCAACGTACGGGCGGCTTCACGGAGTTCGTGACGCTCCCCTTCATCCACACCAACGCCCCGGTGTACCTGGCCGGCATCGCCCGCCCCGGCCCCTCCATGCGGGACAACCGGGCGGTGACGGCGATGGCACGCCTGCTGCTCCACCCCTGGGTGCCGAACATCCAGACCAGCTGGGTCAAGCTGGGCACGGAGGGCGCGGCGGAGATGCTCCGCTCGGGGGCGAACGACCTGGGCGGCACGCTGATGGAGGAGACGATCTCGCGGATGGCGGGTTCGTCGTACGGCTCGTACAAGTCGGTGAAGGACCTGATCGCGGTGGCGGAGGCGGCGGGCCGTCCCGCCCGTCCGCGCACGACGCTGTACGGGGAGGTGTCGGAGGAGCGGCAGAAGGCGGCGCAGGTCTCCGACGGGCACCTGCCCGAGCTGCTGCCGGTCCTGGACTGACGGGAAAGGTGTCTCGGCGGGGGCCGGTACGATGATCCGACCCCCGTTCGACGGGGATCCTTAGCCGAGGAGATGCGTGCCGTGCCAGCCCCGAAGGTCTGGGTGACGGGTCTGACCGTGGGGGCGATCGCCGCCGTCGTCGCCCTGGCCGTACAGGCCGACAAGGGAACGAAGCCGAGCGTGGCCGCCACCGCCCGGCCGAGCGTGTCGGCGTCCCCGCGCGCGTCCGCGCAGCCCGAGCCGTCGGCGACCGCGGTCCCGGACGCCTCCGGGACCGGCCGCCGGATCGTCTACTCGCTCGGCGACAAGCGGGTCTGGCTGATCGACGCGAGCGAGGCGGCCCGGCGGACCTTCGCCGTCTGGCCGGGGACGGTGGACCCGGCCCCCGGCACCTACTCGGTCTCGCTGCGCCGGGGAGACCCGACGACCGGGTCCGACGGCGTGCGGATCGAGCACATCGTGTACTTCACCGCCGTGGGCGGCGTGAACGTCGCCTTCTCCAACGCGGTGAACGGCTCCTCGCCCCCGCCCGCGAACGGCGCCCAGACCGGCGGCATCCGCATGAAGACGGCGGACGGGTCGGCCCTGTGGACGTTCGGCGAGACGGGGACGAAGGTCGTCGTCGTCAACTAGCGCTGCGGTCGGGCAGGTTGACCACCAGCAGCACGACCCCGCTCAGCACGAACACCCGCAGCGCCGCGTCCAGGCCGTTCCAGGTGTCCGACTGCCACATGGAGAACCACTCCCCGCCGATCGCGATGAACCCGGCGCCGAAGAGCAGCATGAGCATGAGCAGGCCGTAGGTGGAGAAGCGCCGGGCCGCCTGGTCGTCCCGGCGCACCCACAGCCATGTGCCGTAGATCAGCACGAGCGCCGCGAGCGTCTCCCAGACGATGATCGCGACGTACGCCGTGTTCTGAAGTCCCTTGCTGGTGATGGCTCTCCACATCAGATCGTCGTCCTTGAACGTCGTGTCCATCGCGAGAACGTGCTGCACGAACGCCTGGTTGGTCCCGAAGTCCGTGATGTTCCCGAACGCCACGAGCGCTATGTACAGCGCGACGCTCGCGGTGAGGAGGGTGGCGGAGAGGTGGAGTGCGCTGCGTGTGGTGCGTGGGGGTGTCGATGCCATGGAACTCATCTAACCGGAAACCGCTTCGACGATGTCAGTGCTCCTTGTTAGCCTCCAGCGGCCTGTGTGAACAGGCTCAACGAAGCGCGGGGAGGGGACAGTTGACCAGATCGAGAAGATCAGGTGGCGGCAGACTGTGGGCGGTGGGGTGTTCCACGGCCGCCGTCGTGATGGCCATGTCCGGTGTGGCGCACGCGGCGGACAACCTGCCGCCGAAGCAGCCGCTCGTCGAGGACCTCATGACGGGGACCAAGGCGTGCGCGACAGGGGAGGACCGGGCGTACGTGGGAGCGCCGCCCACTCTGCGCGCGGCCCTGTACGACCCTGAGGAGGACAACCAGCCCGCCGAGGCCAACATGGTCAAGGGCGAGTTCGAGGCCTGGTGGACGGATGCCGACGGGGTGGAGCAGAGGCTAACGTACACCACGAACCCGACACTCTCCGGCGCTCGGCAGCTGTGGCGGATGCCGCAGGACGGCATCCCGGCGAACACCGTCGTCTCCTGGCACGTCCGGGCGAACGACGGCACGGAGAACTCCCCCTGGAGCTCCGAAGGCGCGGGCTCCGTCTGCGAGTTCGTCTACGACGACGTGAGCCCCGAGAAGGCGACGATCACCTCTCCCGAGTACCCGCAGGACGTGCTCTGGGTGGACGGAGTGGGCGTGTACGGCCACTTCACCATGGACTCGCCCTCGGACGACGTCGTGGCCTACACGTACGGCTTCATCGGCGGCCCGTACGGGACCGTTCGGCCGGAGCAGCCCGGTGGGAGCGTGACCGTGCCCTTCCTGCCGTTGCGTTCGGGGCCGGACAGGCTGACCGTCCACGCCATCGACCGCTCCGGACGCAGCAGCGGCGAGTCGTCGTACAGCTTCTACGTGCAGTCCGGCCGCGCCCCGGTCGCCCACTGGCGGCTGGACGACGCGGCGGGAGCCACCAGTGCGGGAGCCGAGACGGGCACGGCAGCGCGTGCCGGGTCCGGCGTGACCTTCGGCGGACCGGCCCCCGCGCGCACCGACCTGACCTCCACGGCCCACCTGGACGGCAGCAGCCATGGCTACCTCACCCCGGACGCGCCGGCGGTCGCCGACCCGCGCAAGAGCTTCGCGGTGAGCGCGTGGGTACGGCCCGCGCGGACCGACCGGACCATGACCGTCGCCGGCCAGGACGCGGGCCGGTCCGCGGGGTTCACGCTCGGCCTGCGCGAGGAGGGCACGACGTCCCTCTGGTCGTTCGCCATCGGGGACGCACGGGTGTCGGGCGGCGCACCGGAGACCGGCGAGTGGGCCCACCTGCTGGGTGTGTACGACGCCGAGACCGGTCACGCGAAGCTCTATGCCAATGGTCATGAGGTCGGCACCGAGACCGAGGCCACGCCCGCCGCGACCACCGGCGCCTTCCAGATCGGCCGCGTCCGCCATGGCGAGGCATACCGCGACCGCTGGCGCGGTGACCTGGGCGACGTACGAGTCCACGACCGGGTGGTCGTCCCGGCCGAGGCGGCCCAACTGGCCCATCGCCGACCGAGCCTGCTCGGCCACTGGTCCCTGGAGACGGCCCCGGCCGGCGCAAGCCCCGACCAGAACGGCGGCGCACCCCTGAAGCTGGGTGACGGCGCCGCGATCCACCGCGGCCCTGACGACTCGTGCATCCCGGAACTCGACCCGGACTGCCCCGTGATCCCGTACGCGCTCGTGGGCGACGGCCATCTGACACTGGACGGCCGGACCGGTCACGCGGCCACGGACGGGCCGATCGTCGACACGTCGGACAGCTTCACCGTCGGCGTGGTCGTACGCCTGGCGGACGCCGAGCCGGACCGCCCGATGACCGTGCTCTCGCAGGGCGGTGAGCACACCGACGCCTTCAAGGTGCGCTACCAGCCCTCGGAGCACGCCTGGCAACTGGTGATGCCGCAGCGGGACGAACAGGGCGCGGCCGAGACCGTGGTGGCGCAGGTCGCCGCGGCGGACGGCGGCGAGGGCCGCGGACACCGGCTCGCCGTCGTCTACGACGACGCCACGGACCAGATCAAGCTCTACATCGACGGTGGGAGCATCGCCGCGGCGACCGCGGACTTCCCGAACGGCTGGCCGAGCACGGGTCCCCTGCAGATCGGCCGGGCCCGGACTGGCGAGGGTTGGGGCGAGTACCTGCACGGCGACGTGGACGAAGTGCAGGCGTACGCCGGCGCCCTGAGCGCGGACGACATCAACGGGCTGGGCTGGGGCACCGACCCGTGCCTGTGCTGATGCCTGCCTGAGCGAGTCGGGCCGAAGGGCCGTGGGACCCACCGGATGCACCGGGCACGGGGTCTCACGGCCCTCACTTGTTGCCACACTGGGCGGAACAGGTGGGGACGGACACGGGAGTGTGACCGATGAGGCCTACGCGGCCGTCGATGCAGGAGCTGATCCGGCAGCGCAGGCGGGCCGGGTTCGTGGGGCGCGGTGACGAGCGGGCCGCGTTCCGGCGCAACCTCGACCTGGCGCCGGAGGACGAACGGCACCGCTTTCTCTTCCACGTGCACGGCAACGCCGGGGTCGGGAAGACCTTCCTGGTCCGGGAACTGGAGCAAGTGGCCCGCGAAAAAGGCGCGTTCACGGCCTATGTCGACGAGAGTGTCGGCAGCGTGCAGGAGGCGTTGGCGGCGATCAGCCGCCAACTTGGCGCCCAGGGCTGCCGCTTCAAGGAACTGGAACGGCTCCTCGCCACCCACCGCGAACGCCGACGCGAGGCGGAGGCCGCCGCCGTCGCCACCCTCGAGGCGGAGCCCGAGGGGCCGTCGGCGGGCAGCATGGCCGCGGCGCGGGCAGGACTGGCCGGACTGGGAATGGTGCCGGGCGTGGGAGCCTTCGCGGGCGCCCTGGACGCGGCTCAACTCGCCCAGGGAGCAGACCGGTTGCGAGCCGGCCTCAGCGCGCGCTTCCGCAGCCAGGAAGACGTCCAACTGGTCATGCACCCGGAGCGGGTACTCACCCCGGTTCTTCTGGACGAACTCACCGACGCGGCGGCCGCGGCCCCCTGGATCGTCCTCTTCTTCGACACGTACGAACGGACCGGCCCGTTCTTTGACGGCTGGCTGCTCGAGGTCATGACCGGCGACCGGTACGGCACCCTCCCCGCGACGGTTGTCGTGGTGACGGCGGGCCAACGTCCCTTCGACACCGCCCGCTGGGGCGCCTTCGCGGACTTCATGACGGACGTGCCCCTCGAACCGTTCACGGAAGCGGAGACCCGGGGGCTGCTGGCGGGCAAGGGAGTGGTCGCCGAGCCCGTGGTGGAGGAGGTGCTGCGCCTCACGGGCGGACTGCCGGTCCTCGTGTCGACCCTTGCCGAGCAGCGCCCCACCGGCCCCGAGGACATCGGCGACCCCAGTGCGACGGCCGTAGAACGCTTCCTGAAGTGGGAACAGGATCCGGTACGGCGGTCCGCGGCCCTGGCGTGCTCATTGCCCCGGCACCTGGACATGGACGTGTTCCGGGCGGCCGTGGACTGCCCGGACGACGAGGTGGAACAGCTCTTCGCCTGGCTGCGGTCCCTGCCGTTCGTCACCGACCACGGCGACCGGCTGCGCTATCACGACTTGGTGCGGGAGGCGATGCTGCGGATGCAGCGCGGGCGGTCGCCGCGCGGCTGGGTCCAGCAACAGGCGCGTCTGGCACGGATATTCGGTGAGTGGCGGGCGGAGGCCGAAGCCGGGCGCGCGGACGGGGAGCTGTGGGCGGACGAGGAGTGGCGGGAGCTGCGGCTCGCCGAGTCCTACCACCTGCTGTGCGCTCAGGCGCGTGTCGTACTGCCGTTGGTGCTGCGGGACTTCATGGACGCCTGCGACACGGATGATGTCACCGCGGCCCGGTGGGCGCGGACCCTGCTGGACGCGGGCCGGGACGGCCACATGGAAGCGGTGTCCCGGTGGGGGAACGAACTGTCCCGGACGCTGACCGAGGGCGGCGTCCCCGCGGCACTCGCCCGACTGCTGTCCCGGGCGGCCCTCGACGAACCGGCCCAGGCACACGCCCGCGTGGTACGGGGCAGCGCGCTACGGCGCCTCGGGGCCCTGGAGGAGGCCCTGCGCGAGTACGACCGGGCGGTTGCGCTGGATCCCGGGCTCGCACGCGCCTACCGGGGGCGTTCCTACGTGCGCGGCGAACTCGGCGACTACGAAGCGGCGGTCGACGAGCTGGACCAGGCCCTCGCGCTGGAGCCGGACAATGCCTCCGCCCACTCGGTGCGGGGTGAGTACCACAGGGTGCTGAACCACGGCGACGAAGCGCTCAGGGACCTGGACAAGGGGATCGAACTGGACCCCGCCCACCACTTGGCCTGGGCGTCCAGGGGTGCCGTCCGTCTGACCCGGGGTGAACTCGACTCCGCCCTCGCGGACTTGGACCGGGCCCTCGACCTCAAACCCGACTACACCTGGGCCCTGGTCCGCCGCGCCCGCGTATGGCGCGGCCTCGGCGATCCCACCCGCCAACTGGCCGACCTCGACCGAGCGGTCACCCTCCAGCCGGACTCGCCCTGGGGCTGCTGCGAGCGCGGCGACGCCCTCCGCAATGCCGGCCGCCTCGAGGAGTCCCTCCGCGACTACGATCGCGTACTCGCACTCGCCCCCGACTACGCCTCGGCCCACGCGAGCAGAGGCGCTGCCCTGTCCCAATTGGGCCGCTTCGAGGAGGCACTCAGCGCCCTGAACCGCGCCCTGGACCTCGACCCCACCTACATCTGGGCCCTGTGCCGCCGAGCCGAAACCCACCTCGCCCTCGCCGCCTTCGACGCGGCCCTCGCCGACGCGGAACGCGCATGCGCGTCGAACCCGGACGACGAGCGGGCGCGTGCGGTGCGGGAGCGGGTGCTGGGGGGCGCCGGATAATCCTCAGCCCCGACTGCTCGGGGGCGAACAACCGTCCTGGACACCGACCCGCCCGTGCCATGGTGGCTCGCTGAGCGCGTAAAGGAGACGATTGACCACTTCACCGACAGTGAAGTCCCATCCGGTCAGGCGCTGTCCGCTCCAGTTGATCCCTACGCGGAAGTCGTCCTTGGCCAGATCCGGCAAAGCCGCGCTTCGCCACTGATCCAGCGGCATTGGAACAGCTCGAAATTGAGGACCCCATAGCTGAGCGGCGCGCTGTGCACGGGTCTTCGACGACCAATAGGGGAAAGCTGGTTGCCCAGAACTTGAGACCGGGGTCGGACTGCCGTCGTCGTCTCGAACCCACCAAACAGTACGAGTCCGAGCGATCTCACGGAAGAAGGCCGCTGCCTGGGCCCCGCTTGTGCTCACCAGAACCCTCCGTACGCCTGACCGGCGTCACCCCGACCGGCCGCCGCCCCCGCCCCTGGCGTCATAGGCCCGCCGAGCCTCCTCCACCCTCTCCAGATTCGGTGACCACTGCGCCAGTGTCGCGAACAACGGGGCCAGGCTGCGGCCCAGTTCGGTGATCTCGTACTCCACGCGGGGTGGGACCTCCGCGTGGTACGTGCGGTGGACCAAACCGTCGCGTTCCAGTTGGCGCAGGCGCTGGGTCAGGACCTTGGGGGTGATGGTGGCGATCCGGCGTTCCACTTCCACGAAGCGCTGACGGCCGTACTCGTGGAGGGCCCAGAGGATCGGCGTGGTCCAGCGGCTGAAGACGATGTCGACCACGGGGGCGATGGGGCAGGCGTTCTGGGGTGTGGTCTCCGTCACATCGATACCATCCATCCATTACTTTCCTCTAGGTACCTACTGGCTTCCCGATAGTAGCTTCGCCGGTGTCCACAGAAGCCTCCGGATTGGGGAGCAACATGATCGTGGTGACCGGTGCTACGGGGAACGTCGGGCGGCCGCTGGTGAGGGCGCTTCTCGCGGCGGGGGAGCGGGTGACGGCCGTCTCCCGGCGGAGTCCGGACGACATCCCGGCAGGGGTGCGGCACCATCGGGCCGACCTCGCCGCACCCCGGACCCTCAAGCCCGCCCTCGACGGCGCGGAGTCGCTCTTCCTTCTGACCTCCGGCGACTTCGTGGCGCAGGGCGGCAACCTCGACGACGTCCTCGACGTCGTCCGGGCCGGTGGGATCCGGCGGGTCGTGCTGTTGTCCTCGCACGGCGTCAGCACCGGCGACCATCCCGCCGGACTCGAGGACGCCGTACGGCGGTCGGGGCTCGACTGGACCATGCTGCGGCCCGGCGGATTCCACTCCAACACCCTCCAGTGGGCCGGTGCGGTGCGCGCCGAGCGGACGGTGGCGGCACCTTTCGGGGACGTCGCGCTGCCGACCGTCGACCCGGACGACATCGCCGAGGTCGCCGCCGTCGCGCTGCGGGATCGCGGACATGCCGGGCGCGTCCACGAGTTGACCGGACCCGCCCCGATATCGCCTCGGCAGCAGGCCGCCGCCCTAGCGGACGCGCTGGGCGAACCCGTGCGGTTCGTCGAGCAGACCCGGGCCGAGGCCAGGGCCGGGATGGTCCG
Encoded proteins:
- a CDS encoding tetratricopeptide repeat protein — encoded protein: MQELIRQRRRAGFVGRGDERAAFRRNLDLAPEDERHRFLFHVHGNAGVGKTFLVRELEQVAREKGAFTAYVDESVGSVQEALAAISRQLGAQGCRFKELERLLATHRERRREAEAAAVATLEAEPEGPSAGSMAAARAGLAGLGMVPGVGAFAGALDAAQLAQGADRLRAGLSARFRSQEDVQLVMHPERVLTPVLLDELTDAAAAAPWIVLFFDTYERTGPFFDGWLLEVMTGDRYGTLPATVVVVTAGQRPFDTARWGAFADFMTDVPLEPFTEAETRGLLAGKGVVAEPVVEEVLRLTGGLPVLVSTLAEQRPTGPEDIGDPSATAVERFLKWEQDPVRRSAALACSLPRHLDMDVFRAAVDCPDDEVEQLFAWLRSLPFVTDHGDRLRYHDLVREAMLRMQRGRSPRGWVQQQARLARIFGEWRAEAEAGRADGELWADEEWRELRLAESYHLLCAQARVVLPLVLRDFMDACDTDDVTAARWARTLLDAGRDGHMEAVSRWGNELSRTLTEGGVPAALARLLSRAALDEPAQAHARVVRGSALRRLGALEEALREYDRAVALDPGLARAYRGRSYVRGELGDYEAAVDELDQALALEPDNASAHSVRGEYHRVLNHGDEALRDLDKGIELDPAHHLAWASRGAVRLTRGELDSALADLDRALDLKPDYTWALVRRARVWRGLGDPTRQLADLDRAVTLQPDSPWGCCERGDALRNAGRLEESLRDYDRVLALAPDYASAHASRGAALSQLGRFEEALSALNRALDLDPTYIWALCRRAETHLALAAFDAALADAERACASNPDDERARAVRERVLGGAG
- a CDS encoding DUF2750 domain-containing protein; protein product: MSTSGAQAAAFFREIARTRTVWWVRDDDGSPTPVSSSGQPAFPYWSSKTRAQRAAQLWGPQFRAVPMPLDQWRSAALPDLAKDDFRVGINWSGQRLTGWDFTVGEVVNRLLYALSEPPWHGRVGVQDGCSPPSSRG
- a CDS encoding winged helix-turn-helix transcriptional regulator, yielding MDGIDVTETTPQNACPIAPVVDIVFSRWTTPILWALHEYGRQRFVEVERRIATITPKVLTQRLRQLERDGLVHRTYHAEVPPRVEYEITELGRSLAPLFATLAQWSPNLERVEEARRAYDARGGGGGRSG
- a CDS encoding NAD(P)H-binding protein, translated to MIVVTGATGNVGRPLVRALLAAGERVTAVSRRSPDDIPAGVRHHRADLAAPRTLKPALDGAESLFLLTSGDFVAQGGNLDDVLDVVRAGGIRRVVLLSSHGVSTGDHPAGLEDAVRRSGLDWTMLRPGGFHSNTLQWAGAVRAERTVAAPFGDVALPTVDPDDIAEVAAVALRDRGHAGRVHELTGPAPISPRQQAAALADALGEPVRFVEQTRAEARAGMVRFMPEPIADATLDILGDPSEGLRRVNPDVERVLGRPPRAYAHWAAGNVSAFR